In one window of Rathayibacter caricis DSM 15933 DNA:
- a CDS encoding alpha/beta fold hydrolase, whose amino-acid sequence MSSTVHLLKSGRALGVTWTGPEHAERVVVLAHPAPGSADFDPDPEATARHGVRLLSVDRPGYGASELLNDLDQAGAGAPATPEQAAADIAEYLATIGIASVTAAGWSAGGRVALALSANYPGLVERVAVLATPAPDDAVPWVGDDNRAMLESLRALAPADAVRALGTMLGEAFGPAPDPAALLGMLGAAGADAPLLEAPGVRDRLLRMLERAAAQGTTGMAADIVGYTLLDWGFAVDQVASPALLLYGAEDLEVGRVHGEWYAARLADSRLEVVPGRGHLLAVSEWDRVLSFLLPAAV is encoded by the coding sequence ATGTCGTCGACAGTGCACCTCCTCAAGTCCGGCCGCGCGCTCGGCGTCACCTGGACGGGGCCGGAGCACGCCGAGCGCGTCGTCGTGCTCGCGCATCCCGCGCCCGGATCGGCCGATTTCGACCCCGATCCCGAGGCGACCGCGCGCCACGGCGTGCGCCTGCTCTCGGTCGACCGTCCCGGCTACGGCGCGTCCGAGCTGCTGAACGACCTCGACCAGGCCGGCGCGGGCGCCCCCGCCACCCCCGAGCAGGCTGCCGCCGACATCGCCGAGTACCTCGCGACGATCGGCATCGCCTCCGTCACCGCGGCGGGCTGGTCGGCCGGCGGCCGCGTCGCGCTCGCCCTCTCGGCCAACTACCCCGGCCTCGTCGAGCGCGTGGCCGTCCTCGCGACTCCCGCGCCCGACGACGCCGTGCCGTGGGTCGGCGACGACAACCGCGCGATGCTCGAGTCGCTCCGCGCCCTCGCTCCCGCCGATGCCGTCCGCGCCCTCGGCACGATGCTCGGCGAGGCTTTCGGCCCGGCCCCCGACCCGGCCGCCCTCCTCGGGATGCTCGGCGCGGCCGGCGCCGACGCCCCGCTCCTCGAGGCACCCGGCGTCCGCGACCGCCTCCTCCGCATGCTCGAGCGCGCCGCCGCGCAGGGCACCACCGGCATGGCCGCCGACATCGTCGGCTACACCCTGCTCGACTGGGGCTTCGCGGTCGACCAGGTCGCGTCGCCCGCGCTCCTCCTCTACGGCGCCGAGGATCTCGAGGTCGGCCGCGTGCACGGCGAGTGGTACGCCGCGCGCCTCGCCGACTCCCGCCTCGAGGTCGTCCCGGGCCGCGGCCACCTGCTGGCCGTCTCGGAGTGGGACCGGGTGCTGTCGTTCCTCCTGCCCGCGGCGGTCTGA
- the radA gene encoding DNA repair protein RadA — protein sequence MAASKTRTAAYRCSECGWTTAKWVGRCGECQQWGTVVESTERTGLVRAVAAVAPSANRVARPITEIPTTSGARHRPTGVGELDRVLGGGIVSGAVVLLSGEPGVGKSTLLLEVASRAAAEGQRVLYVSAEESAAQVRMRAERTGAMHDSLYLAAETDLATVLGQIDEVQPDLLIVDSVQTVASDTVDGLPGGPSQVREVAATLIRVCKERALPLVLVGHVTKDGSIAGPRLLEHLVDVVCHFEGDRQTALRFVRSLKNRFGPTDEVGCFEMTAEGIAEIPDPSGLFLSRTRFPTPGICVTVAMEGRRALPVEIQALVIANDGEHPRRVTNGVDASRVAMILAVLERQAGIPLRRCDVYVSTVGGVKLMEPAADLAIAVAIASAHAYTPLRPGIAAFGEISLSGDIRPASGAKQRANEATRLGHSSHLDSSAFTLSSAITHALVPVPTRIPEGRSGPRSSMQGA from the coding sequence ATGGCCGCCTCGAAGACGCGCACCGCCGCCTACCGCTGCTCGGAGTGCGGCTGGACGACCGCGAAGTGGGTAGGCCGCTGCGGCGAGTGCCAGCAGTGGGGCACGGTCGTCGAGAGCACCGAGCGCACCGGGCTCGTACGCGCCGTCGCCGCCGTCGCACCGTCCGCGAACCGCGTCGCCCGGCCGATCACCGAGATCCCGACCACCTCCGGCGCCCGCCATCGGCCCACCGGGGTCGGCGAGCTCGATCGCGTGCTCGGCGGCGGCATCGTCTCGGGTGCCGTGGTCCTGCTCTCGGGCGAGCCGGGCGTCGGCAAGTCCACGCTGCTGCTCGAGGTCGCCTCCCGCGCCGCCGCCGAGGGTCAGCGCGTCCTCTACGTCAGCGCCGAGGAGTCGGCCGCCCAGGTGCGCATGCGTGCCGAGCGCACCGGCGCGATGCACGACAGCCTCTACCTCGCCGCCGAGACCGACCTCGCGACGGTCCTCGGTCAGATCGACGAGGTGCAGCCCGACCTCCTCATCGTCGACTCCGTGCAGACCGTCGCGAGCGACACCGTCGACGGCCTGCCCGGCGGTCCGAGCCAGGTCCGCGAGGTCGCGGCCACGCTCATCCGGGTCTGCAAGGAGCGCGCGCTCCCCCTGGTGCTCGTCGGCCACGTCACGAAGGACGGCTCGATCGCCGGCCCGCGCCTGCTCGAGCACCTGGTCGACGTGGTCTGCCACTTCGAGGGCGACCGGCAGACGGCGCTGCGCTTCGTCCGCTCGCTCAAGAACCGGTTCGGCCCGACCGACGAGGTCGGCTGCTTCGAGATGACCGCCGAGGGCATCGCCGAGATCCCCGACCCGAGCGGCCTGTTCCTCTCGCGCACCCGCTTCCCCACCCCCGGCATCTGCGTCACGGTGGCGATGGAGGGTCGACGCGCCCTGCCCGTCGAGATCCAGGCGCTCGTCATCGCGAACGACGGCGAGCACCCGCGCCGCGTCACCAACGGAGTCGACGCCTCGCGCGTCGCGATGATCCTCGCCGTCCTCGAACGGCAGGCGGGCATCCCGCTGCGCCGGTGCGACGTCTACGTGTCGACGGTCGGCGGAGTGAAGCTGATGGAGCCCGCGGCCGACCTCGCCATCGCCGTCGCGATCGCCTCCGCCCACGCGTACACGCCGCTCCGGCCCGGCATCGCCGCGTTCGGCGAGATCAGCCTCTCCGGGGATATCCGCCCGGCCTCCGGGGCCAAGCAGCGCGCCAACGAGGCCACCCGCCTCGGCCACTCCTCGCACCTCGACTCCAGCGCCTTCACGCTCTCGAGCGCCATCACCCACGCCCTCGTGCCGGTGCCCACGCGCATCCCCGAGGGCCGCTCCGGCCCGCGATCGAGCATGCAGGGCGCGTGA
- a CDS encoding DUF2207 family protein yields MRATLSAVLSAATAGGLLLAALLAAPAAPADALRAGLDDFRFSEYSADFVLDRDAEGRSILTTEETFVAEFPPNQNRGMQRAIPLEFEGRPTDVDLVSVTDGDGAPRPVDTESEDGFLIVTSAADDYVSGSQTYVFTYTQRNVTLPASGTSSGEDEFYWDANGTAWRQPFDDYRIRVELGPGLAEAATGTASCYRGVAGSTDGCVLDEGDGVVTASGSDLAAGENVTIAVGFAPGTFTPRDDSYFAAAWGWVQLIGLGASLVLLAVAARRRATVLKDAPGRPTIIAEYEPPVQGLFLSAQLRSKTSRVAAAALVDSAVRRFARIEEVEGRKGKPSFLLRVLDPAEVSLRRAGRPRPLAVDERRFRDIAFGPSPAPGTVRDLAEKDKAFGKEVTALLSTLPKRAEEEGLRRPGTVRGSVWLILATVVAVIVAVVGGAGLLAASLGGALPFVLVLVAIAIGALVCVLLAKVPVTAAGAELRDHLRGLELYLKLAEADRFAVLQSPEGAQRRMLGPVEVVEVTERLLPWAVLLGLESEWATALSVAYEQAGEDPVWYSGSSGFQAAAFASSVSSFSSSASSFVGSSTSSSSGGAGGGGSSGGGGGGGGGGGV; encoded by the coding sequence ATGAGGGCCACTCTCTCCGCTGTCCTGTCCGCGGCCACGGCCGGTGGGCTGCTCCTCGCGGCGCTCCTCGCAGCGCCGGCCGCTCCGGCCGATGCGCTGCGAGCGGGCCTGGACGACTTCCGCTTCTCGGAGTACTCGGCCGACTTCGTGCTCGACCGCGACGCGGAGGGTCGGTCGATCCTGACGACGGAGGAGACGTTCGTCGCCGAGTTCCCGCCGAACCAGAACCGCGGGATGCAGCGGGCGATCCCGCTCGAGTTCGAGGGGCGGCCGACCGACGTCGATCTCGTCTCGGTGACGGACGGCGACGGCGCGCCCCGGCCCGTCGACACGGAGTCGGAGGACGGCTTCCTGATCGTCACGAGCGCCGCGGACGACTACGTCAGCGGCAGCCAGACCTACGTGTTCACCTACACGCAGCGGAACGTGACACTGCCCGCCTCGGGGACGTCGAGTGGAGAGGACGAGTTCTACTGGGACGCGAACGGCACCGCCTGGCGCCAGCCGTTCGACGACTACCGGATCCGGGTGGAGCTGGGCCCGGGGCTCGCGGAGGCCGCGACCGGGACGGCGTCCTGCTACCGGGGCGTCGCCGGCTCGACGGACGGCTGCGTGCTCGACGAGGGCGACGGAGTGGTCACCGCCTCCGGCAGCGATCTCGCGGCGGGGGAGAACGTCACTATCGCGGTCGGGTTCGCGCCGGGCACGTTCACCCCGCGCGACGACAGCTACTTCGCGGCCGCCTGGGGGTGGGTGCAGCTGATCGGACTGGGGGCGTCGCTGGTGCTGCTGGCTGTCGCCGCGCGACGGCGTGCCACGGTGCTGAAGGACGCACCGGGCAGGCCGACGATCATCGCCGAGTACGAGCCGCCGGTGCAGGGGCTGTTCCTGTCGGCGCAGCTGCGGTCGAAGACTTCGAGGGTCGCCGCGGCGGCGCTGGTCGACTCCGCGGTGCGGCGGTTCGCGCGGATCGAGGAGGTCGAGGGGCGCAAGGGGAAGCCGTCGTTCCTCCTGCGGGTGCTGGATCCGGCCGAGGTGTCGCTGCGGCGCGCCGGGCGGCCGCGTCCGCTGGCAGTCGACGAGCGGCGCTTCCGGGACATCGCGTTCGGTCCGTCGCCGGCGCCCGGTACGGTCCGTGATCTGGCCGAGAAGGACAAGGCGTTCGGCAAGGAGGTCACCGCTCTGCTGAGCACGCTGCCCAAGCGGGCCGAGGAGGAGGGGCTGCGGCGGCCGGGCACGGTGCGCGGGTCGGTCTGGCTGATCCTGGCGACGGTCGTGGCGGTGATCGTCGCGGTGGTCGGCGGGGCGGGTCTGCTCGCGGCGTCGCTGGGTGGGGCGCTGCCGTTCGTCCTGGTGCTCGTGGCGATCGCGATCGGGGCGCTGGTGTGCGTGCTCCTGGCGAAGGTGCCCGTGACGGCGGCGGGGGCGGAGCTGCGCGATCATCTGCGCGGGCTGGAGCTGTATCTGAAGCTGGCGGAGGCGGATCGGTTCGCCGTTCTGCAGTCACCGGAGGGCGCCCAGCGCCGCATGCTCGGGCCGGTGGAGGTCGTGGAGGTGACCGAACGGCTGCTGCCGTGGGCGGTGCTGCTGGGGCTGGAGTCGGAGTGGGCGACGGCGCTGTCGGTGGCGTACGAGCAGGCGGGCGAGGATCCGGTCTGGTACTCGGGGTCGAGCGGATTCCAGGCGGCGGCGTTCGCGAGCAGCGTGTCGTCGTTCTCGTCGTCGGCGTCGAGCTTCGTGGGCTCGTCGACGAGCTCGTCGAGCGGCGGTGCCGGTGGCGGCGGCAGCTCGGGCGGGGGCGGCGGGGGCGGCGGAGGCGGAGGGGTCTAG
- a CDS encoding amino-acid N-acetyltransferase, producing the protein MADWKYPVRRARTSDVPFIQELSEPLVNERILLGKDRVVLYGAVQEFRIAEDGEGNAIGCGALHVMWDDIAEVRTLAVTQDWLGRGVGHHILERLENDARELGLKRLFCLTFEVDFFQRHGYAPIGEKVVDPEVYAELLRSPDEGVAEFLDLARVKPNTLGNTRMLKTL; encoded by the coding sequence ATGGCCGATTGGAAGTACCCGGTGCGCCGGGCGCGCACGAGTGACGTCCCCTTCATCCAGGAGCTGAGCGAGCCCCTCGTCAACGAGCGGATCCTCCTGGGCAAGGACCGAGTGGTGCTCTACGGAGCCGTGCAGGAGTTCCGCATCGCGGAGGACGGCGAGGGCAACGCCATCGGCTGCGGCGCGTTGCACGTGATGTGGGACGACATCGCGGAGGTGCGCACTCTCGCCGTGACGCAGGACTGGCTCGGCCGCGGAGTCGGCCACCACATCCTGGAGCGGCTCGAGAACGACGCCCGCGAACTGGGGCTCAAGCGCCTGTTCTGCCTGACCTTCGAGGTCGACTTCTTCCAGCGCCACGGCTACGCGCCGATCGGCGAGAAGGTCGTCGACCCCGAGGTGTACGCCGAGCTGCTCCGCTCTCCCGACGAGGGTGTCGCGGAGTTCCTCGACCTCGCCCGCGTGAAGCCGAACACGCTCGGCAACACCCGGATGCTGAAGACGCTCTGA
- a CDS encoding ATP-dependent Clp protease ATP-binding subunit, translated as MFERFTDRARRVVVLAQEEAKMLNHNYIGTEHILLGLIHEGEGVAAKALESLGISLDAVREQVQDIIGQGQQQPTGHIPFTPRAKKVLELSLREALQLGHNYIGTEHILLGLIREGEGVAAQVLVKLGADLNRVRQQVIQLLSGYQGKEQVAVGGEQQQPQGGSQILDQFGRNLTQAARDNKLDPVIGREKEIERVMQILSRRSKNNPVLIGEPGVGKTAVVEGLAQAIVRGDVPETLKDKQLYTLDLGSLIAGSRYRGDFEERLKKVTKEIRTRGDIITFIDEIHTLVGAGAAEGAIDAASILKPLLARGELQTIGATTLDEYRKHFEKDAALERRFQPIQVAEPSLPHTINILKGLRDRYEAHHKVSITDGAIVSAANLADRYISDRFLPDKAIDLIDEAGARLRLSILSAPPELRDFDDRIAVVRAAKEAAIEDQDFEKAASLRDEEKQLLGERLRLEKKWKSGDVKATGVVDEGLIAEVLAQATGIPVFKLTEEESSRLVFMEKALHQRVIGQEEAIAALSRTIRRTRAGLKDPKRPSGSFIFAGPTGVGKTELAKALAEFLFDDEDAMISLDMSEYGEKHTVSRLFGAPPGFVGFEEGGQLTEKVRRKPFSVVLFDEIEKAHPDIFNSLLQILEEGRLTDGQGRVVDFKNTVIIMTTNLGARDIAGGPVGFQIEGDNATGYDRMKGKVNEELKKHFKPEFLNRVDDVIVFPQLSKPELLQIVDLFIKRLSDRLLDRDMTVELTQPAKERLIEVGFDPALGARPLRRAIQREIEDQLSEQILHGQLGSGDHIHVDFAEGKFVFTTTPRLISISAGATTGAATAGPATPDLMA; from the coding sequence ATGTTCGAGAGATTCACCGATCGCGCACGGCGCGTCGTCGTCCTGGCCCAGGAAGAGGCCAAGATGCTCAATCACAACTACATCGGCACGGAGCACATCCTGCTCGGGCTGATCCACGAGGGCGAGGGAGTGGCCGCCAAGGCGCTCGAGTCCCTCGGCATCTCGCTCGACGCGGTGCGCGAGCAGGTCCAGGACATCATCGGCCAGGGGCAGCAGCAGCCGACGGGTCACATCCCGTTCACGCCGCGCGCCAAGAAGGTGCTCGAGCTCTCGCTCCGCGAGGCTCTGCAGCTCGGCCACAACTACATCGGCACCGAGCACATCCTGCTCGGGCTCATCCGCGAGGGCGAGGGCGTCGCCGCGCAGGTGCTCGTCAAGCTCGGCGCCGACCTCAACCGCGTGCGCCAGCAGGTCATCCAGCTGCTGTCCGGCTACCAGGGCAAGGAGCAGGTCGCGGTCGGAGGAGAGCAGCAGCAGCCCCAGGGCGGCTCGCAGATCCTCGACCAGTTCGGCCGCAACCTGACCCAGGCCGCGCGCGACAACAAGCTCGACCCGGTCATCGGGCGCGAGAAGGAGATCGAGCGCGTGATGCAGATCCTCTCGCGCCGCTCCAAGAACAACCCCGTGCTGATCGGCGAGCCCGGCGTCGGCAAGACCGCCGTCGTCGAGGGTCTGGCCCAGGCGATCGTGCGCGGCGACGTGCCCGAGACGCTGAAGGACAAGCAGCTCTACACGCTCGACCTCGGCTCGCTCATCGCCGGTTCCCGCTACCGCGGTGACTTCGAGGAGCGCCTGAAGAAGGTGACGAAGGAGATCCGCACCCGCGGCGACATCATCACCTTCATCGACGAGATCCACACCCTCGTCGGCGCAGGGGCCGCGGAGGGCGCGATCGACGCCGCCTCGATCCTCAAGCCGCTGCTCGCCCGCGGCGAGCTGCAGACGATCGGCGCGACCACGCTGGACGAGTACCGCAAGCACTTCGAGAAGGACGCCGCTCTCGAGCGCCGCTTCCAGCCGATCCAGGTGGCGGAGCCGTCGCTCCCTCACACGATCAACATCCTCAAGGGCCTGCGCGACCGCTACGAGGCGCACCACAAGGTGTCCATCACCGACGGCGCGATCGTCTCGGCCGCCAACCTCGCCGACCGCTACATCAGCGACCGCTTCCTGCCCGACAAGGCCATCGACCTGATCGACGAGGCCGGCGCACGCCTGCGCCTGTCGATCCTGTCGGCCCCGCCGGAGCTGCGCGACTTCGACGACCGCATCGCCGTCGTCCGCGCCGCGAAGGAGGCCGCGATCGAGGACCAGGACTTCGAGAAGGCCGCGTCGCTCCGCGACGAGGAGAAGCAGCTGCTCGGTGAGCGCCTGCGCCTCGAGAAGAAGTGGAAGTCGGGCGACGTCAAGGCGACCGGTGTCGTCGACGAGGGCCTGATCGCCGAGGTCCTCGCCCAGGCGACCGGCATCCCGGTGTTCAAGCTGACCGAGGAGGAGTCCTCGCGGCTCGTCTTCATGGAGAAGGCGCTGCACCAGCGCGTCATCGGTCAGGAGGAGGCCATCGCGGCCCTCTCGCGCACCATCCGCCGCACCCGCGCGGGTCTCAAGGATCCCAAGCGCCCCTCCGGGTCGTTCATCTTCGCCGGCCCCACGGGCGTCGGCAAGACGGAGCTCGCGAAGGCGCTCGCCGAGTTCCTGTTCGACGACGAGGACGCGATGATCTCGCTCGACATGTCGGAGTACGGCGAGAAGCACACCGTCTCGCGGCTCTTCGGCGCCCCTCCCGGGTTCGTCGGCTTCGAGGAGGGCGGCCAGCTCACCGAGAAGGTCCGCCGGAAGCCCTTCAGCGTGGTCCTGTTCGACGAGATCGAGAAGGCGCACCCCGACATCTTCAACTCGCTCCTCCAGATCCTGGAGGAGGGACGCCTGACCGACGGTCAGGGCCGGGTGGTCGACTTCAAGAACACCGTCATCATCATGACCACCAACCTCGGTGCGCGCGACATCGCGGGCGGCCCGGTCGGCTTCCAGATCGAGGGCGACAACGCCACCGGCTACGACCGCATGAAGGGCAAGGTCAACGAGGAGCTCAAGAAGCACTTCAAGCCCGAGTTCCTCAACCGCGTGGACGACGTCATCGTCTTCCCGCAGCTGTCCAAGCCCGAGCTGCTCCAGATCGTGGACCTGTTCATCAAGCGCCTGAGCGACCGCCTGCTCGACCGCGACATGACGGTCGAGCTGACGCAGCCGGCGAAGGAGCGCCTCATCGAGGTCGGGTTCGACCCGGCCCTCGGTGCCCGCCCCCTCCGCCGCGCGATCCAGCGCGAGATCGAGGACCAGCTGTCCGAGCAGATCCTGCACGGCCAGCTCGGCTCCGGAGACCACATCCACGTGGACTTCGCCGAGGGCAAGTTCGTCTTCACGACGACTCCGCGCCTCATCTCGATCAGCGCCGGCGCGACAACCGGAGCGGCGACCGCCGGCCCGGCGACGCCCGACCTGATGGCGTAA
- a CDS encoding pirin family protein encodes MSNLEKHPDEHPVSSARGTAVGSPGIEVLEARLVPLGGPRAIEVRRTLPQRSRSTIGAWCFADHYGPVTLGEEAGMDVPPHPHTGLQTVSWLFEGEIDHRDSVGSHQLVRPGELNLMTAGSGISHSEVSTGGAPVLHGVQLWVALPESALAIDPFFEHHRGVRVDLPGAVVRVFLGGMLGASVPASTFTPLVAAQIDLEPGASVDLPIDSGWEHGVLVDSGPVVVEGVEVARADLAYVAPGPATLRLSVGDAGGRVVLIGGEPFGEDLVMWWNFVGRRHDDIAAARERWQADVIDGGDPAGPFGTVTGYDGRSLPAPTLPTVRLKPRRRV; translated from the coding sequence ATGAGCAACCTGGAGAAGCACCCGGACGAGCACCCGGTGTCCTCCGCCCGCGGCACGGCGGTCGGCTCCCCCGGCATCGAGGTTCTGGAGGCGCGCCTCGTGCCCCTCGGCGGCCCCCGCGCCATCGAGGTGCGGCGCACGCTTCCGCAGCGCTCGCGGTCGACGATCGGCGCCTGGTGCTTCGCCGACCACTACGGACCGGTGACGCTGGGCGAGGAGGCCGGGATGGACGTGCCCCCGCACCCGCACACGGGACTCCAGACGGTCAGCTGGCTGTTCGAGGGCGAGATCGACCACCGGGACAGCGTCGGGAGCCACCAGCTCGTGCGGCCGGGCGAGCTCAACCTGATGACCGCGGGCAGCGGCATCTCGCACTCCGAGGTCTCGACCGGAGGCGCTCCTGTGCTGCACGGCGTCCAGCTGTGGGTCGCCCTCCCCGAGAGCGCGCTGGCCATCGATCCGTTCTTCGAGCACCACCGCGGCGTCCGCGTCGACCTGCCGGGCGCGGTGGTCCGCGTGTTCCTCGGAGGGATGCTGGGCGCGTCCGTGCCCGCGAGCACCTTCACTCCGCTCGTCGCCGCGCAGATCGACCTGGAGCCGGGGGCGTCGGTCGACCTGCCGATCGACTCCGGCTGGGAGCACGGCGTGCTGGTCGACTCCGGTCCGGTCGTCGTCGAGGGGGTCGAGGTCGCGCGCGCGGATCTGGCCTACGTCGCACCGGGACCCGCGACCCTGCGCCTGTCAGTCGGCGACGCGGGCGGCCGCGTGGTGCTGATCGGCGGTGAGCCGTTCGGGGAGGACCTCGTGATGTGGTGGAACTTCGTCGGCCGGCGCCACGACGACATCGCGGCGGCGCGCGAGCGCTGGCAGGCCGATGTGATCGACGGAGGAGACCCCGCGGGTCCGTTCGGCACCGTCACCGGCTACGACGGCCGCTCCCTCCCGGCGCCGACCCTCCCGACGGTGCGGCTCAAGCCGCGCCGCCGGGTCTGA
- a CDS encoding NAD(P)/FAD-dependent oxidoreductase, protein MTASGTTRILILGGGYVGLYTAWGLEKRRGLAPIDVTVVEPNPYMTYQPLLPEVAGGHVQPRHVTVPLISALKRTRVIRGSITGVSLEERSAEVAALDGSTRTIAFDQVVFALGAVTRTFPTPGLAEHGIGFKTLEEAAHLRDRVIENIARAALTTDAAERRRLLTFVFVGGGYTGVEALSELLDLSRRTLAAQPSLSMGDVTWHLVEALDRVAPEVGPELSKWTLEHLRARGVHVHLKTTMPSCEDGVVELSSGERIPSATIVWTAGVKPNPVLDATDAPRGPRGHVMADARLRVIREDGTPVPGAWAAGDGAQIPDLTSEKQPAYYPPNAQNAVRQAKLLAANIVADLTGGTVEEYRHASVGTVAEYGIGKGAGVIKGVKLRGPLAWLAHRAYHGAAMPTLDRKWRVISGWVVDAIGSRDLSPMSATQDPRRAFRESAEATDRAAAEKAAQKEAESAGQESGEQKSGVDKASAATES, encoded by the coding sequence ATGACGGCATCCGGAACCACGCGCATCCTCATCCTCGGCGGCGGCTACGTCGGCCTCTACACGGCGTGGGGGCTCGAGAAGCGCCGGGGTCTCGCTCCGATCGACGTCACGGTCGTCGAGCCCAACCCCTACATGACCTACCAGCCGCTGCTGCCCGAGGTGGCCGGCGGGCACGTGCAGCCGCGGCACGTGACCGTCCCGCTGATCTCCGCCCTCAAGCGCACCCGCGTGATCCGCGGATCGATCACCGGAGTGAGCCTCGAGGAGCGCAGCGCCGAGGTCGCCGCTCTCGACGGCTCGACGCGCACGATCGCCTTCGACCAGGTGGTGTTCGCCCTGGGCGCCGTCACGCGCACCTTCCCGACGCCCGGGCTCGCCGAGCACGGCATCGGCTTCAAGACCCTCGAGGAGGCCGCCCATCTGCGCGACCGCGTCATCGAGAACATCGCGCGGGCGGCGCTCACGACCGATGCGGCGGAGCGCCGGCGGCTGCTCACCTTCGTCTTCGTCGGCGGCGGCTACACGGGCGTCGAGGCGCTGAGCGAGCTGCTCGACCTCAGCCGCCGCACGCTCGCCGCGCAGCCCTCGCTCTCGATGGGCGACGTGACCTGGCACCTCGTCGAGGCGCTCGACCGGGTCGCGCCCGAGGTCGGCCCCGAGCTGTCGAAGTGGACGCTCGAGCACCTGCGCGCCCGCGGCGTGCACGTGCACCTGAAGACCACGATGCCCTCGTGCGAGGACGGCGTCGTCGAGCTCTCGAGCGGCGAGCGGATCCCGTCGGCGACCATCGTCTGGACGGCGGGAGTGAAGCCGAACCCTGTCCTCGACGCCACCGACGCGCCCCGAGGCCCCCGCGGCCATGTGATGGCGGACGCGCGGCTGCGCGTGATCCGCGAGGACGGCACTCCGGTGCCCGGCGCGTGGGCGGCCGGCGACGGAGCGCAGATCCCGGATCTCACCTCCGAGAAGCAGCCCGCGTACTACCCGCCGAACGCGCAGAACGCGGTCCGCCAGGCCAAGCTGCTCGCGGCGAACATCGTCGCCGACCTCACCGGCGGCACCGTCGAGGAGTACCGGCACGCGTCCGTCGGCACCGTCGCGGAGTACGGCATCGGCAAGGGCGCGGGCGTGATCAAGGGCGTCAAGCTCCGGGGTCCGCTCGCCTGGCTGGCCCACCGGGCTTACCACGGAGCGGCCATGCCGACCCTGGATCGCAAGTGGCGCGTGATCTCGGGCTGGGTCGTCGACGCGATCGGCTCGCGCGACCTCTCGCCGATGAGCGCCACGCAGGATCCGCGCCGCGCCTTCCGCGAGTCGGCGGAGGCGACCGACCGGGCGGCGGCCGAGAAGGCGGCTCAGAAGGAAGCGGAGAGCGCCGGCCAGGAGAGCGGTGAGCAGAAGAGCGGCGTCGACAAGGCGAGCGCCGCGACGGAGTCCTGA
- a CDS encoding AraC family transcriptional regulator translates to MVPRPVLQNPASIPIGAGARTVRLRGADGVAALRRAADIDVDLPLAFRMDLALAGVDGVRALHIVTGPLVVRWPSDRIVEPSTVLLLPMEGELVVESSAGTIAVSEGVLALSSDVPVVVSARRPVRLLLLRLAVPTAERSRRPEPPRYVPASPLTDTARSLLRVFLADLDIGHAVQAEFLKDAVQRLGRVLDSERSDPSLERMGIHDMVEAAERVVQADHTDPGLDPGTVARRCRVSLRTLQRAIADERGTTLRELISTVRTESALRIVGGPEGEDLPLSDIARRAGFSSPERLRRAIATQTGLSPSEYRRRLRDEERAVG, encoded by the coding sequence GTGGTCCCACGCCCCGTCCTGCAGAATCCCGCCAGCATCCCGATCGGCGCCGGCGCCCGCACCGTCCGGCTGCGCGGCGCCGACGGCGTCGCGGCGCTGCGTCGCGCGGCCGACATCGACGTCGACCTGCCCCTGGCCTTCCGGATGGATCTCGCCCTCGCCGGCGTCGACGGCGTGCGCGCACTGCACATCGTCACCGGCCCGCTGGTCGTCCGCTGGCCGAGCGACCGCATCGTCGAGCCGTCGACCGTCCTGCTCCTGCCGATGGAGGGGGAGCTCGTCGTCGAGTCGTCGGCCGGCACGATCGCGGTGTCGGAGGGTGTCCTCGCGCTGTCGTCGGACGTGCCGGTCGTCGTGTCCGCGCGCCGCCCCGTCCGGCTGCTCCTCCTGCGTCTCGCCGTGCCGACCGCCGAGCGCTCCAGGAGGCCGGAGCCGCCGCGGTACGTCCCTGCGTCGCCGCTCACCGACACGGCGCGCTCGCTGCTGCGCGTGTTCCTCGCCGATCTCGACATCGGCCACGCGGTGCAGGCCGAGTTCCTGAAGGACGCCGTGCAGCGCCTCGGCCGGGTCCTCGACTCCGAGCGCTCCGATCCGTCGCTCGAGCGGATGGGGATCCACGACATGGTCGAGGCGGCCGAGCGGGTCGTGCAGGCCGACCACACCGATCCGGGCCTCGATCCCGGCACCGTCGCCCGCCGCTGCCGGGTGAGCCTGCGCACGCTGCAGCGGGCGATCGCCGACGAGCGCGGCACGACGCTCCGGGAGCTCATCTCGACGGTGCGCACCGAGAGCGCGCTCCGCATCGTCGGCGGTCCGGAGGGGGAGGACCTGCCGCTCAGCGACATCGCTCGGCGGGCGGGGTTCTCGTCGCCCGAGCGGCTGCGCCGGGCGATCGCCACGCAGACGGGGCTCTCGCCCAGCGAGTACCGCCGGCGCCTGCGCGACGAGGAGCGCGCGGTCGGCTGA